In Candidatus Accumulibacter cognatus, the genomic window GGTGCAGATCCTGGGCCTCTGTCCGCTGCTCGCCGTGACCACCAATCTGGTCAACGGCGTGATGCTGTCGCTGGCGACGATCATCGTCATGGCCATCGCCAACGTCGCCGTGGCATCGCTGCGCAACCTGATCCCGCACGAGATTCGCATCCCGGTCTTCATTCTGATCGTCGCAGCGCTGGTGACCGTGGTCGATCTGCTGTTCAACGCCCAACTGCATGAGTTGTACCTGGTTCTTGGCATCTTCATTCCCCTGATCGTCACCAACTGCATCGTGCTGGCGCGTGTCGAAGCCTTCGCCAACAAGAACCCGCCGCTGCAGGCAGCATTCGACGGCGTCTGCATGGGCATCGGCATGCTGTGGACGCTGGCGCTGCTCGGCGGACTGCGCGAGCTGATCGGCGGCGGTACGCTGCTGGCCGGGATCGACATGGTTTTTCCGGGGCTGCAACCCCTGCAGTTGCTGCCGGCTGACTATCCCGGTTTCCTGCTGGCGTTGCTGCCGCCTGGCGCCTTCATCCTGCTCGGCTGTCTGATTGCCTGGAAAAACTGGGTCGAGGCCCGCGCCGCGGCGCGCCGGCCGAGTTCGCCGCCGCTGGCACTGGGCGATGGCGTCTGAGAGTCGGCGACGATGGACCGTATTCAGCGCCAGGAACTCTTCGCCCGCCTGCGCGCTGCCAACCCGGAACCGACCACCGAACTGGCCTACGCCAGCACCTTCCAGTTGCTGATTGCCGTCATCCTGTCGGCACAGGCCACCGACAAGAGCGTCAATCTCGCCACCCGGCAGCTCTTTGCCGATGCGCCGACGCCACAGGCGATCCTGGCGCTCGGTGAAAGCGGTCTGATTCCTTACCTCAACCGCATCGGTCTTTACCAGGGCAAGACCAGGAACATTCTCGCCACCTGCCGGCAGTTGCTCGAACAACATGGCGGCGAAGTCCCGCACTCGCGCACCGCCCTCGAAGCCCTGCCGGGGGTCGGTCGCAAGACCGCCAACGTGGTTCTCAACACCGCTTTCGGCGAAGCCACGATCGCTGTCGATACACATATTTTTCGGGTCGCCAATCGCACCGGGCTGGCCCCCGGCAAGACGCCCCTGGCCGTCGAACGCGAGCTGCTGCAGGCGGTACCAGAGGAATTCCTGCATGCCGCCCATCACTGGCTGATCCTGCACGGGCGCTACGTCTGCAAGGCGCGCAAGCCCGATTGCAGGCGCTGCAGCATTGCCGATCTCTGTGCCTACCCGGAGAAAACCGGTGCTCCGCCCGCTTCGCCACCCCGATGAACGCCATCACGGCTCCGATCCCCCGCGCAGCCTGGAGAAGCCATGTTCAATCCCAGCCGTGAACAGGTCCGCCAGTTTTTCTGCGAAGCCTGGCGTAAATATCGCGAACGCGCGATTCTCGAAGGCGCCGAGGTCACGGCGGCCGACCTGATCCGGCATCACCCCGAATACCACGCCCTGCTCGAAAACCCGGCGCTGGCGCTGGAGCAGGAGTTCACGCCCGAGAGCGGGCAGATGAATCCCTTTCTCCATCTTTCGCTGCACCTCGCCGTTGCCGAGCAGATCAGCATCGACCAGCCGCCGGGAATTCGTGCCGCCTATCAGGCCCTGCGCACCCGTCTCGACGTGCATGCCGCCGAACATGCGATCCTGGAATGCCTGGGCGAAGCGCTCTGGCGTGCCCAGCGGCAGGGCGGGGCGATCGATGCGGCGGCTTACCTCGAATCCCTGCGGCGAGTGGCTAACGGTCATGACTTTTCCAGACACTCCCAATCATG contains:
- the nth gene encoding endonuclease III — protein: MDRIQRQELFARLRAANPEPTTELAYASTFQLLIAVILSAQATDKSVNLATRQLFADAPTPQAILALGESGLIPYLNRIGLYQGKTRNILATCRQLLEQHGGEVPHSRTALEALPGVGRKTANVVLNTAFGEATIAVDTHIFRVANRTGLAPGKTPLAVERELLQAVPEEFLHAAHHWLILHGRYVCKARKPDCRRCSIADLCAYPEKTGAPPASPPR
- a CDS encoding electron transport complex subunit E; this encodes MISREEFRQIGANGVWHQNTSLVQILGLCPLLAVTTNLVNGVMLSLATIIVMAIANVAVASLRNLIPHEIRIPVFILIVAALVTVVDLLFNAQLHELYLVLGIFIPLIVTNCIVLARVEAFANKNPPLQAAFDGVCMGIGMLWTLALLGGLRELIGGGTLLAGIDMVFPGLQPLQLLPADYPGFLLALLPPGAFILLGCLIAWKNWVEARAAARRPSSPPLALGDGV
- a CDS encoding DUF1841 family protein, which translates into the protein MFNPSREQVRQFFCEAWRKYRERAILEGAEVTAADLIRHHPEYHALLENPALALEQEFTPESGQMNPFLHLSLHLAVAEQISIDQPPGIRAAYQALRTRLDVHAAEHAILECLGEALWRAQRQGGAIDAAAYLESLRRVANGHDFSRHSQS